A genome region from Bordetella genomosp. 10 includes the following:
- a CDS encoding Re/Si-specific NAD(P)(+) transhydrogenase subunit alpha, translated as MRVGVPRETLPGETRVAATPETVKKYVTAGHAVCVESGAGTAARYPDEAYTAVGAGLGSAAQALGAELVLKVRAPAGPELGLLKPGAVLAGMLDPYDAAGLAALAATGVTGFALEAAPRISRAQSLDVLSSQANLAGYKAVLLAAHHYGRIFPMMMTAAGTLKAARAVILGAGVAGLQAIATARRLGAVVEASDVRPAAREQVESLGAKFIDVPFETDEEREIAQGTGGYARPMPASWMARQAALVSERCRQADIVVTTALIPGRPAPTLIAAETVQAMKPGSVVVDLAVERGGNCPLTEKDRVVEKHGVILVGLSNLPALLPTDASALYARNLLDFLKLITAKDGALAIQREDEIVAACLVCEGGNVLRSA; from the coding sequence ATGAGAGTCGGAGTTCCACGCGAGACCCTGCCGGGAGAAACTCGCGTTGCTGCAACACCGGAAACGGTGAAGAAGTACGTGACCGCCGGGCATGCCGTCTGCGTCGAATCCGGCGCCGGGACGGCGGCCCGCTACCCCGACGAGGCCTACACGGCGGTGGGCGCCGGCCTGGGATCGGCGGCGCAGGCGCTGGGCGCGGAACTGGTGCTCAAGGTGCGCGCGCCGGCGGGCCCCGAACTGGGCCTGCTCAAGCCGGGCGCGGTGCTGGCCGGCATGCTGGACCCCTACGACGCCGCCGGCCTGGCGGCCCTGGCCGCCACCGGCGTCACGGGCTTCGCGCTGGAGGCCGCGCCGCGCATCTCGCGGGCGCAAAGCCTGGACGTGCTGTCCTCGCAGGCCAACCTGGCCGGCTACAAGGCGGTGCTGCTGGCCGCCCACCACTACGGCCGCATCTTTCCCATGATGATGACCGCCGCCGGCACGCTGAAGGCCGCGCGCGCCGTGATCCTGGGCGCGGGCGTCGCCGGCCTGCAGGCCATCGCGACGGCGCGGCGCCTGGGCGCGGTGGTGGAAGCTTCCGACGTGCGCCCCGCCGCGCGCGAGCAGGTGGAATCGCTGGGCGCCAAGTTCATCGACGTCCCCTTCGAAACCGACGAGGAACGCGAGATCGCCCAGGGCACGGGCGGCTACGCGCGGCCCATGCCGGCGTCCTGGATGGCGCGCCAGGCGGCCCTGGTCTCGGAACGCTGCCGCCAGGCCGACATCGTCGTCACTACCGCGCTCATCCCCGGCCGGCCCGCGCCCACCCTGATCGCCGCGGAAACCGTGCAGGCCATGAAGCCGGGCTCGGTGGTGGTCGACCTGGCCGTCGAGCGCGGCGGCAACTGCCCGCTCACGGAAAAGGACCGCGTCGTCGAAAAGCACGGCGTCATCCTGGTCGGGCTGTCCAACCTGCCCGCCCTGCTGCCTACCGACGCCTCGGCGCTCTATGCGCGCAACCTGCTCGATTTCCTCAAGCTCATCACGGCCAAGGACGGCGCGCTGGCGATCCAGCGCGAGGATGAAATCGTCGCGGCCTGCCTGGTCTGCGAAGGCGGCAACGTTTTGCGGAGCGCGTGA
- the purB gene encoding adenylosuccinate lyase has translation MHIAPALSQLNALSPLDGRYASRGDALRGLLSEAGFMAHRVEVEVAWLVALSDAGLPELPRFSDEARARLTQLVADFNEADAARIKEIERVTNHDVKAVEYWLKEKVADHVELSSAAEFIHFACTSEDINNTSHALMLSRACNNVVLPTLKKVAAKLVALAQANAAQPMLSRTHGQPASPTTLGKEFANVAARLLRAIDAVAAVQPLAKLNGATGNYNAHLSAYPEIDWPAFSERVLNGLGLTQNRHTIQIEPHDWMAALFDAVARANVIILDLDRDVWGYVSLGYFKQRLKEGEVGSSTMPHKVNPIDFENSEGNLGLANATLRHLSDKLPVSRWQRDLTDSTVLRNLGVAFGYCMVAWDACLRGLDKLEVNTAAIDADIDAAWEVLAEPVQTVMRRYGLPQPYEQLKALTRGKGITESALREFIQGLALPEEPKARLLAMTPRSYVGLAVELARAV, from the coding sequence ATGCATATCGCTCCCGCCCTCAGCCAACTCAACGCTCTTTCGCCGCTCGACGGCCGCTATGCCTCGCGCGGCGACGCCTTGCGCGGCCTGTTGTCGGAGGCGGGCTTCATGGCGCACCGCGTCGAAGTCGAAGTGGCCTGGCTGGTGGCGCTGTCCGACGCCGGCCTGCCCGAACTGCCCCGTTTTTCCGACGAGGCGCGCGCCCGGCTGACGCAACTGGTGGCCGATTTCAACGAGGCCGACGCCGCGCGCATCAAGGAAATCGAGCGTGTCACCAACCATGACGTCAAGGCAGTGGAATACTGGCTGAAAGAAAAGGTGGCGGATCACGTCGAACTCTCCAGCGCCGCGGAGTTCATCCATTTCGCGTGCACCTCGGAAGATATCAATAACACCTCGCATGCGCTCATGTTGTCGCGCGCATGCAACAACGTGGTGCTCCCGACGCTGAAGAAAGTCGCCGCCAAGCTGGTCGCGCTGGCCCAGGCCAATGCCGCCCAGCCCATGCTGTCGCGCACGCACGGCCAGCCGGCCAGCCCCACCACGCTGGGCAAGGAATTCGCCAACGTGGCGGCCCGCCTGCTGCGCGCCATCGACGCCGTCGCCGCCGTGCAGCCGCTGGCCAAGCTCAACGGCGCCACCGGCAACTACAACGCGCACCTGTCGGCCTATCCGGAAATCGATTGGCCGGCTTTCAGCGAGCGCGTCCTCAATGGCCTGGGGCTGACGCAGAACCGTCACACCATCCAGATCGAACCGCATGACTGGATGGCGGCGCTGTTCGACGCCGTGGCGCGCGCCAACGTCATCATCCTGGACCTGGACCGCGACGTCTGGGGCTACGTTTCCCTGGGCTACTTCAAGCAGCGCCTGAAGGAAGGCGAGGTGGGCTCCTCGACCATGCCGCACAAGGTCAATCCCATCGACTTCGAGAACTCCGAAGGCAACCTGGGCCTGGCCAACGCCACGCTGCGCCATCTGTCGGACAAGCTGCCGGTGTCCCGCTGGCAGCGCGACCTGACCGATTCGACGGTGCTGCGCAACCTCGGCGTGGCCTTCGGCTATTGCATGGTGGCCTGGGATGCCTGCCTGCGCGGCCTGGACAAGCTGGAGGTCAATACGGCCGCCATCGACGCGGATATCGACGCCGCCTGGGAAGTGCTGGCCGAGCCGGTGCAGACGGTCATGCGCCGCTATGGCCTGCCGCAGCCGTACGAACAGCTCAAGGCGCTGACCCGCGGCAAGGGCATCACGGAAAGCGCGCTGCGCGAGTTCATCCAGGGCCTGGCGCTGCCCGAGGAACCCAAGGCGCGGCTGCTGGCCATGACGCCGCGCTCCTACGTCGGCCTGGCGGTCGAACTCGCCCGCGCCGTCTGA
- a CDS encoding FecR family protein, which yields MSGSTPKARSTRTTSRASACCIWCGGEILIDTAQDPRQRPFYVDTAHGRLRALGTRFDVRQGAGAQTRLAVYEGAVEVHTRAGATAIVRAGSQVRYDADGVSAAAPADLAREAWTRGVLIAQNVPLADVVDELRRHYRGYLNLAPEAAGLRVFGSYPANDPDQALAMLESVMPIRVRRPLPWWVSIEARKPSATGR from the coding sequence ATGTCTGGCTCAACGCCGAAAGCGCGTTCAACCAGGACTACCAGCCGAGCCAGCGCCTGCTGCATCTGGTGCGGGGGGGAAATCCTCATCGACACCGCCCAGGACCCGCGGCAGCGGCCTTTCTACGTCGATACCGCCCATGGCCGGCTGCGCGCCCTGGGCACGCGCTTCGACGTGCGGCAGGGCGCTGGCGCGCAGACCCGGCTCGCCGTCTACGAGGGGGCGGTCGAGGTGCATACGCGGGCGGGCGCCACCGCCATCGTTCGCGCCGGCAGCCAGGTGCGCTACGACGCGGACGGCGTATCCGCCGCCGCGCCCGCCGATCTCGCGCGGGAAGCCTGGACCCGGGGCGTGCTCATCGCCCAGAACGTGCCGCTGGCCGACGTGGTGGACGAGCTGCGCCGGCACTACCGGGGCTACCTGAACCTGGCGCCCGAGGCGGCCGGGCTGCGGGTCTTCGGCAGCTATCCCGCCAACGATCCCGACCAGGCGCTGGCCATGCTGGAAAGCGTCATGCCCATCCGGGTGCGCCGTCCCTTGCCGTGGTGGGTCAGCATCGAGGCCAGGAAGCCGTCCGCGACGGGCCGCTGA
- a CDS encoding glutathione S-transferase, whose protein sequence is MKLIGSYTSPYVRKVRVVMAEKKLDYRMDVENVWSPDTKIQQYNPLGKVPCLVMEDGGALFDSRVIVEYLDTLSPVARLIPQSGRDRAAVKCWEAIADGVLDACVAIVKEKQRPEAQQSPDWISRQYAKIHASLDAMDKSLGEHAYCMGINYSLADVAVGCALGYLDLRFADIDWRAGHANLSRLYEKLMTRASFTDTAPPAA, encoded by the coding sequence ATGAAACTTATCGGTTCTTATACCAGCCCTTACGTACGTAAAGTGCGTGTTGTCATGGCGGAGAAAAAACTCGATTACCGGATGGATGTCGAGAACGTCTGGTCGCCCGACACCAAGATCCAGCAATACAACCCGCTCGGCAAGGTGCCCTGCCTGGTCATGGAAGACGGCGGCGCGCTGTTCGATTCGCGCGTGATCGTCGAATACCTGGACACCCTGTCGCCGGTTGCCCGGCTGATTCCGCAATCCGGCCGCGACCGCGCCGCCGTCAAGTGCTGGGAAGCCATCGCCGACGGCGTGCTGGACGCCTGCGTGGCCATCGTCAAGGAAAAGCAGCGCCCGGAAGCGCAGCAAAGCCCCGACTGGATCAGCCGCCAATACGCCAAGATCCACGCCAGCCTGGACGCCATGGACAAGAGCCTGGGCGAACACGCCTATTGCATGGGCATCAACTACAGCCTGGCCGACGTCGCCGTGGGCTGTGCCCTGGGCTACCTGGACCTGCGTTTCGCCGATATCGACTGGCGCGCGGGCCACGCCAACCTGTCGCGCCTGTACGAGAAGCTGATGACGCGCGCCTCGTTCACCGACACGGCGCCGCCCGCCGCCTGA
- a CDS encoding NAD(P) transhydrogenase subunit alpha: protein MDTISPTLINLIIFVLAVYVGYHVVWNVTPALHTPLMAVTNAISAIIIVGAMLAAALTEGGLARAMGVLAVALAAVNVFGGFLVTRRMLQMFKKKERPAANRAKGDGQ, encoded by the coding sequence ATGGACACCATCAGCCCCACCCTGATCAATCTCATCATCTTCGTGCTGGCCGTCTACGTGGGCTACCACGTGGTATGGAACGTGACGCCGGCCCTGCATACCCCGCTGATGGCCGTGACCAACGCGATTTCGGCCATCATCATCGTCGGCGCGATGCTGGCGGCGGCGCTGACCGAAGGCGGCCTGGCGCGCGCCATGGGCGTGCTGGCCGTGGCCCTGGCCGCCGTCAACGTCTTCGGCGGCTTCCTGGTCACGCGCCGCATGCTGCAGATGTTCAAGAAGAAGGAACGTCCGGCCGCGAACCGCGCCAAGGGAGACGGGCAATGA
- a CDS encoding NAD(P)(+) transhydrogenase (Re/Si-specific) subunit beta encodes MISLNLVTLLYLLASVCFIQALKGLSHPNTSRIGNAFGIVGMALAVLTTAALIAGLARPGAAVPGLGWVLLGLLIGGSAGTVMALRVEMTKMPELVAFMHSMIGLAAVAIAVAVVAEPHAFGIAAPGGGLPLGNRIEIFIGSFVGAITFSGSVIAFGKLSGKYKFRLFQGAPVVFRGQHALNLLLALAMLAYGVWFVTSPGGGAWTPFVVMLVIAFILGVLIIIPIGGADMPVVVSMLNSYSGWAAAGIGFSLDNPMLIIAGSLVGSSGAILSYIMCKAMNRSFFNVLLGGFGNGGGGAETAGATPQRSVKSGSAEDAAFMLENAETLIIVPGYGLAVARAQHALKDLTDRLTDRGVSVKYAIHPVAGRMPGHMNVLLAEAEVPYDQVFEMDEINGEFGQTDVVLVLGANDVVNPAAKNDPQSPIAGMPILEVYKARTVIVNKRSMAAGYAGLDNELFYMDRTMMVFGDARKVIEDMGKAVE; translated from the coding sequence ATGATCTCCCTGAACCTGGTCACCCTGCTCTACCTGCTGGCCTCGGTCTGCTTCATCCAGGCGCTCAAGGGCCTGTCCCATCCCAACACCTCGCGCATCGGCAATGCCTTCGGCATCGTCGGCATGGCGCTGGCGGTGCTCACCACGGCGGCGCTGATCGCCGGCCTGGCGCGTCCGGGCGCGGCCGTCCCGGGCCTGGGCTGGGTCCTGCTGGGCCTGCTGATCGGCGGCAGCGCGGGCACCGTCATGGCCCTGCGCGTGGAGATGACGAAGATGCCCGAACTGGTGGCCTTCATGCACAGCATGATAGGCCTGGCCGCCGTGGCCATCGCCGTGGCCGTGGTCGCCGAACCGCATGCCTTCGGCATCGCCGCGCCGGGCGGCGGCCTGCCGCTGGGCAACCGCATCGAGATCTTCATCGGCTCCTTCGTCGGCGCCATCACGTTCTCCGGTTCGGTCATCGCCTTCGGCAAGCTGTCCGGCAAATACAAGTTCCGCCTGTTCCAGGGCGCGCCGGTGGTGTTCCGCGGCCAGCACGCGCTGAACCTGCTGCTGGCGCTGGCCATGCTGGCCTACGGCGTCTGGTTCGTCACCAGCCCGGGGGGCGGCGCGTGGACGCCTTTCGTCGTGATGCTGGTCATCGCCTTCATCCTGGGCGTGCTGATCATCATCCCCATCGGCGGCGCCGACATGCCGGTGGTGGTGTCCATGCTCAATAGCTATTCGGGCTGGGCGGCCGCCGGCATCGGCTTCTCGCTGGACAACCCCATGCTGATCATCGCGGGCTCGCTGGTGGGATCGTCGGGCGCGATCCTTTCCTACATCATGTGCAAGGCGATGAACCGCTCCTTCTTCAACGTGCTGCTGGGCGGATTCGGCAACGGCGGGGGCGGCGCCGAGACCGCCGGCGCGACGCCGCAGCGCAGCGTGAAATCGGGCAGCGCGGAAGACGCCGCCTTCATGCTGGAGAACGCCGAGACGCTGATCATCGTGCCCGGCTACGGCCTGGCGGTGGCGCGCGCCCAGCATGCGCTCAAGGATCTCACGGACCGGCTGACCGACCGGGGCGTCTCGGTGAAATACGCCATCCACCCGGTGGCCGGCCGCATGCCGGGACACATGAACGTGCTGCTGGCCGAGGCCGAGGTGCCCTACGACCAGGTGTTCGAAATGGACGAGATCAACGGCGAGTTCGGCCAGACCGACGTGGTGCTGGTGCTCGGCGCCAACGACGTGGTCAACCCGGCGGCCAAGAACGATCCGCAATCGCCGATCGCCGGCATGCCCATCCTGGAGGTCTACAAGGCGCGCACGGTGATCGTCAACAAGCGCTCCATGGCGGCCGGCTACGCCGGGCTGGACAACGAGCTGTTCTACATGGACCGCACGATGATGGTCTTCGGCGACGCCAGGAAAGTGATCGAGGACATGGGCAAGGCCGTGGAGTGA
- the mnmA gene encoding tRNA 2-thiouridine(34) synthase MnmA, with amino-acid sequence MSHSSSKGRVVVGMSGGVDSSVTAWLLKQQGYDVVGLFMKNWEDDDDSEYCSTRQDWLDAASVADLIGVDIEAVNFAAEYKDRVFADFLREYSAGRTPNPDVLCNAEIKFKAFLDHAMNLGAERIATGHYARVRRVDEAGGPRYELLKALDASKDQSYFLHRLNQAQLARTLFPLGEIPKTEVRRIAHEIGLHNAAKKDSTGICFIGERPFREFLNRYLPTAPGPILTPEGKRVGTHQGLSFYTLGQRKGLGVGGIKGAQRDDGTSDAWYSARKDLAGNTLYVVQGHDHPWLLSRTLTAQDASWVAGAPPAAGGYGAKTRYRQSDAACTLRDAAGETFALDFEQAQWAVTPGQSAVLYDGDVCLGGGIIA; translated from the coding sequence ATGTCGCATTCCTCCTCCAAGGGCCGTGTCGTCGTCGGCATGTCCGGCGGCGTCGATTCCTCGGTGACCGCCTGGCTGCTGAAGCAGCAAGGCTATGACGTCGTCGGCCTGTTCATGAAGAACTGGGAGGACGACGACGATTCCGAATACTGTTCGACGCGCCAGGACTGGCTGGATGCCGCCAGCGTGGCGGACCTGATCGGCGTGGACATCGAGGCGGTCAATTTCGCGGCCGAATACAAGGACCGCGTGTTCGCCGACTTCCTGCGCGAATATTCGGCTGGGCGCACGCCCAATCCCGACGTCCTGTGCAATGCCGAGATCAAGTTCAAGGCCTTCCTCGACCACGCCATGAACCTGGGCGCCGAACGCATCGCCACCGGCCACTACGCGCGGGTGCGCCGCGTCGACGAGGCCGGCGGCCCGCGCTACGAACTCCTCAAGGCCCTGGACGCCAGCAAGGACCAGAGCTATTTCCTGCACCGCCTGAACCAGGCGCAACTGGCGCGCACGCTGTTCCCGCTGGGCGAGATTCCCAAGACCGAGGTGCGCCGCATCGCCCACGAAATCGGCCTGCACAACGCCGCCAAGAAGGACTCCACCGGCATCTGCTTCATCGGCGAGCGGCCCTTCCGCGAATTCCTCAACCGCTATCTGCCCACCGCGCCGGGTCCCATCCTGACGCCGGAGGGCAAGCGCGTCGGCACGCACCAGGGCCTGTCGTTCTATACGCTGGGCCAGCGCAAGGGCCTGGGCGTGGGCGGGATCAAGGGGGCGCAGCGCGACGACGGCACGTCCGACGCCTGGTATTCGGCGCGCAAGGACCTGGCGGGGAACACGTTGTATGTGGTGCAGGGGCATGACCACCCCTGGCTGCTGTCGCGGACGCTGACCGCGCAAGACGCAAGCTGGGTGGCCGGCGCGCCGCCCGCGGCCGGCGGGTACGGCGCCAAGACCCGCTATCGCCAGAGCGATGCGGCCTGCACGCTGCGCGACGCCGCGGGCGAGACCTTCGCGCTGGATTTCGAACAGGCGCAGTGGGCGGTCACGCCGGGGCAGTCGGCGGTGCTGTACGACGGCGACGTCTGCCTGGGAGGCGGCATCATCGCCTAG
- a CDS encoding bifunctional helix-turn-helix transcriptional regulator/GNAT family N-acetyltransferase: MTDRMASRADAVRRFNRFYTRQIGVLHEHLLDSEFSLTEVRILYELAHRPSLASTDLCHELGLNAGYVSRVISRFERKGLIAKTRSPADARVARLELTDAGREMFAPLNEGARREVMAMLERLPEAAQQSLIDAMARIQAVLGEPSASYLLRGPQAGDMGWIIHRQAVLYAQEYGWNNEYEALVAEITARFVREFDPACERCWIAEKDGQVVGSVFIVRQDETTAKLRLLYVDPCARGLGIGGRLVEECLRFARQAGYRKMVLWTNSVLTAARRIYDKAGFRLVEEAPHHSFGQDLVGQVLARDL, encoded by the coding sequence ATGACCGACCGAATGGCAAGCCGGGCCGACGCCGTCAGGCGCTTCAACCGCTTCTACACCCGCCAGATAGGCGTGCTTCATGAGCATTTGCTGGACAGCGAGTTTTCGCTGACGGAGGTGCGCATCCTGTATGAGCTCGCGCATCGGCCGTCGCTCGCCAGCACCGACCTGTGCCATGAGCTCGGCCTCAACGCGGGTTATGTGAGCCGGGTGATTTCCCGGTTCGAGCGCAAGGGGCTGATTGCCAAGACGCGTTCGCCGGCCGATGCGCGCGTCGCGCGGCTGGAACTCACGGACGCGGGACGGGAGATGTTCGCGCCCTTGAACGAGGGCGCGCGCCGCGAGGTCATGGCCATGCTGGAGCGCTTGCCGGAGGCCGCCCAGCAATCGTTGATCGATGCGATGGCCCGGATCCAGGCGGTGCTCGGCGAGCCCTCGGCAAGCTATCTCTTGCGCGGCCCGCAAGCGGGCGACATGGGCTGGATCATCCACCGGCAGGCCGTGCTCTATGCACAGGAATACGGCTGGAACAACGAATACGAAGCGCTGGTCGCCGAAATCACGGCCAGATTCGTGCGCGAGTTCGATCCTGCTTGCGAGCGCTGCTGGATCGCGGAAAAGGACGGCCAGGTCGTCGGATCGGTATTCATCGTGCGCCAGGACGAGACCACCGCGAAGCTGCGTCTGCTCTACGTCGATCCCTGCGCCCGCGGCCTCGGCATCGGCGGCCGCCTGGTGGAGGAATGCCTGCGCTTCGCCCGCCAGGCCGGCTACCGGAAGATGGTCCTATGGACCAACAGCGTGCTGACCGCGGCGCGCCGGATCTACGACAAGGCCGGATTCCGCCTGGTGGAGGAGGCGCCGCACCATAGTTTCGGCCAGGACCTCGTCGGCCAGGTCCTGGCCCGCGACCTGTGA
- a CDS encoding sigma-70 family RNA polymerase sigma factor, translating into MALNTADYASSPTVETLYGDHHAWLLGWLARRLGDAADAADLAHDAFVRLLVKPCRFDSVPAARSYLRTMAGGLCVDLWRRRGIEQAWLDTLAAQPEAVAPSVEHQSIVLEALYEIDTLLRSLPPKVAQAFVMAAACGMTYPEVAKELGVSVRMVAKYVARATLHCLHLELGQTAETAAGGEPMPSGCDPLSVAR; encoded by the coding sequence ATGGCTTTGAATACTGCGGACTATGCGTCCTCTCCGACCGTCGAGACGCTCTATGGCGACCATCATGCCTGGCTGCTGGGGTGGCTCGCCCGGCGCCTGGGCGATGCGGCGGACGCCGCGGATCTTGCGCACGATGCGTTCGTGCGGCTGCTCGTGAAGCCGTGCCGCTTCGACAGCGTGCCGGCGGCCCGAAGCTACCTGCGCACCATGGCGGGAGGCCTGTGCGTGGACCTCTGGCGGCGGCGCGGCATCGAGCAAGCGTGGCTCGATACCCTCGCGGCCCAGCCCGAGGCGGTGGCGCCCTCGGTCGAGCACCAGTCCATCGTGCTCGAAGCGTTGTACGAGATCGATACCCTGTTGCGCAGCCTGCCGCCCAAGGTGGCGCAGGCCTTCGTCATGGCCGCGGCCTGCGGCATGACTTACCCGGAGGTCGCCAAGGAACTGGGCGTGTCGGTGCGCATGGTCGCCAAGTACGTGGCCAGGGCGACGCTGCACTGCCTGCATCTGGAGCTGGGGCAGACGGCGGAAACGGCTGCCGGCGGCGAGCCGATGCCATCCGGCTGCGACCCGCTTTCCGTCGCTCGCTGA
- a CDS encoding methyl-accepting chemotaxis protein, producing MKIENLKIGIRLAISFGVILALSVVLVMLATSYLSRIGQLNGSIVNKEWPKADAGAKISALMRSNARRTLELLVFTDAAARDDALARIARNKQSIDNLIQTLEGLLYTADGKSFLAGFKTARTKYVESFTAVGELVKAGKMDEARRLAQSETMPRLDAAIAHIDKLVGLQGELFAQRGEETTQTIATALKQLLAVSGLVILLGAALAFWITRSITAPIREAVGVAVKVSQGDLTQRIEVKRRDEMGQLLGALRDMNESLRHIVDDVRQGSDMIATATSQIAAGNTDLSARTEEQAASLEQTAASMEELTATVRQNAESARQGNALAMDASGVATRSGEAIGRVVHTMREISDSSSRVADIIGTIEGIAFQTNILALNAAVEAARAGEQGKGFAVVATEVRTLAQRSASAAREIKELIDESVSRVQAGEAQVNEAGGTINDVVAAVRRVTDLMGEITAASAEQHQGIEQVGQAVAQMDQVTQQNAALVEQAAAAAQSLQEQASRLVAQVGVFRLAA from the coding sequence GTGAAAATCGAAAATCTGAAGATCGGGATCAGGCTGGCAATCAGCTTCGGCGTCATCCTGGCGCTATCGGTCGTGCTGGTCATGCTCGCAACCTCGTACCTGTCGCGCATCGGGCAACTCAACGGTTCGATCGTCAACAAGGAATGGCCCAAGGCGGACGCCGGCGCCAAGATCAGCGCCTTGATGCGCTCCAATGCCAGGAGAACGCTGGAATTGCTCGTTTTCACCGATGCCGCCGCGCGCGACGACGCGCTTGCCCGGATCGCCAGGAACAAACAGAGCATCGACAACCTCATCCAGACACTGGAGGGGCTGCTCTATACCGCCGACGGAAAATCCTTTCTCGCCGGCTTCAAGACCGCGCGCACCAAGTACGTGGAATCCTTCACCGCCGTGGGCGAGCTGGTGAAGGCCGGCAAGATGGACGAGGCCCGGCGGCTCGCCCAGAGCGAAACGATGCCGCGCCTGGACGCGGCCATCGCGCACATCGATAAGCTGGTGGGCCTGCAAGGCGAGCTGTTCGCGCAGCGTGGAGAAGAAACGACGCAGACCATCGCCACCGCGCTAAAGCAGTTGCTTGCCGTCAGCGGCCTGGTGATATTGCTGGGCGCGGCGCTCGCCTTCTGGATTACGCGCTCCATCACCGCGCCGATCAGGGAAGCGGTCGGCGTCGCCGTGAAGGTGTCGCAGGGCGACCTCACGCAACGCATCGAGGTCAAGCGGCGCGACGAGATGGGCCAGTTGCTGGGCGCCCTGCGCGACATGAACGAAAGCCTGCGCCACATCGTCGACGACGTGCGCCAGGGCTCGGACATGATCGCCACGGCGACCAGCCAGATCGCCGCGGGCAATACCGACCTCAGCGCCCGCACCGAGGAACAGGCCGCCTCGCTGGAGCAAACCGCCGCGAGCATGGAAGAACTGACGGCGACGGTGCGCCAGAACGCCGAGAGCGCCAGGCAGGGAAATGCCTTGGCGATGGACGCGTCGGGCGTGGCAACACGCAGCGGCGAGGCGATCGGCCGCGTGGTGCACACCATGCGCGAGATCTCGGACAGTTCGTCGAGGGTCGCCGACATCATCGGCACCATCGAAGGCATCGCCTTCCAGACCAACATCCTTGCCTTGAACGCGGCCGTCGAGGCGGCGCGGGCGGGCGAACAGGGCAAGGGATTCGCCGTCGTGGCCACCGAGGTGCGCACGCTGGCGCAGCGCTCGGCCTCCGCGGCCAGGGAAATCAAGGAATTGATCGACGAGTCGGTCAGCCGCGTGCAGGCCGGCGAGGCCCAGGTCAACGAGGCGGGCGGCACGATCAACGACGTCGTCGCGGCCGTGCGCCGGGTCACCGATTTGATGGGAGAGATCACGGCGGCGTCGGCGGAACAGCACCAGGGCATCGAGCAGGTGGGCCAGGCCGTGGCCCAGATGGACCAGGTCACGCAACAGAACGCCGCCCTGGTCGAACAGGCCGCCGCCGCGGCGCAGTCGTTGCAGGAACAGGCATCGCGCCTGGTGGCCCAGGTCGGCGTATTCAGGCTGGCTGCCTGA
- a CDS encoding cold-shock protein, with translation MEETGIVKWFNSEKGYGFITPDAGGKDLFAHFSEIQGSGFRSLEENQRVSYVVANGPKGPQATKIQPQ, from the coding sequence ATGGAAGAAACCGGCATCGTTAAGTGGTTCAACTCTGAAAAGGGTTATGGCTTCATCACCCCGGACGCGGGTGGCAAGGACTTGTTCGCGCACTTCTCCGAAATCCAGGGCTCGGGCTTCCGCTCGCTGGAAGAGAACCAGCGCGTGAGCTACGTTGTCGCCAACGGCCCCAAGGGTCCGCAAGCTACCAAGATTCAGCCGCAATAA